Proteins from a single region of Cytophagaceae bacterium:
- a CDS encoding 30S ribosomal protein S12, producing the protein MPTIQQLVRKGRETLIYKSKSPALDSCPQRRGVCTRVYTTTPKKPNSALRKVARVRLTNQKEVNAYIPGEGHNLQEHSIVLIRGGRVKDLPGVRYHIVRGALDTAGVNNRKQSRSKYGAKRPKPGQVAAAPAKGKKK; encoded by the coding sequence ATGCCTACTATACAGCAGTTAGTAAGAAAAGGAAGAGAGACTTTGATTTACAAATCTAAATCTCCGGCATTGGATTCTTGTCCTCAACGTCGTGGTGTATGTACGCGTGTATATACGACTACACCTAAGAAGCCTAACTCGGCTCTTAGAAAGGTAGCTCGTGTGCGTCTTACCAACCAAAAAGAGGTGAACGCCTACATTCCGGGCGAAGGTCACAACCTGCAGGAGCACTCGATCGTATTGATCAGAGGTGGTCGTGTTAAGGACCTTCCGGGTGTACGTTATCACATCGTACGTGGGGCATTGGATACAGCCGGTGTAAACAACCGTAAACAAAGCCGCTCGAAGTATGGTGCTAAAAGACCAAAACCAGGTCAGGTAGCAGCAGCTCCAGCAAAAGGTAAGAAAAAGTAA
- a CDS encoding T9SS type A sorting domain-containing protein, whose product MQKLFKYILLLNLLFQNSGLKAQQLIVNWQKVAGGERNEVAYSGVETTDGGYIVVGSTNSKNTFDVKESKGYDGTGGNDFWVVKVNSAGAIEWSKTFGGTKDDVATSIAKTQNDEYVILGTTQSSDGDAQYNGSNGGLLLVRLKLNGDVVSKRLFAGGSISASVKYAEPTSYYKPTIKVLTNGQMVVAASRSVGAAPFSGYDFYLALLSAFGDTIWEKTFGGGLEDYPNDIIQTSDGHLLMVGGTLSLERDISGAGQGFYDILAIKVDALGRQVWEKGYGGLGYDVGYAVLENTTKNGYYILGESSSSNVTMGTSFGEKDGIILKITSNGILENRFRFGGTENDGLYNLTRGDDGLIYAVGTSQSDIGTVTTRGTLTDLWLMVLNETTMKADYHKLLGGADIDLARSVTYNSKKGLFIAGSSRSTDTDVALNRGQSDFWILNMAPPPPILFGKFDVFLNENQYIELKWTTTYENNSQYILVEKSIDNKTFTLKEEVFAAGSSNAIKTYNFIDKNPIYGKNYYRLRYVDVLNKYYNGPAGTYNYSPLATEPINQIQKSIIYPNPASGSFFVKTNLKNPEFDLHSLIGLKVSVDVSQLADEEYVIDPKGKVMPGVYFLKIHNSEEKQFQKILMK is encoded by the coding sequence TTGCAAAAATTATTCAAATATATATTACTTCTCAATCTCCTCTTTCAAAACTCAGGTTTGAAAGCCCAGCAGCTTATTGTCAACTGGCAAAAAGTAGCCGGAGGTGAAAGAAATGAGGTGGCATATTCTGGAGTAGAAACCACAGATGGAGGATATATTGTAGTCGGATCGACCAATAGTAAAAACACTTTTGATGTAAAAGAATCCAAGGGATATGACGGTACAGGCGGAAATGATTTTTGGGTAGTAAAAGTTAATAGTGCCGGTGCAATAGAATGGTCAAAAACCTTTGGAGGTACAAAAGATGATGTAGCCACTTCGATTGCAAAAACCCAAAACGACGAATATGTGATACTTGGCACCACACAGTCAAGCGATGGTGATGCCCAATACAATGGTAGCAACGGCGGTTTGCTGTTAGTAAGATTAAAGCTCAATGGAGACGTAGTTTCGAAAAGGTTATTTGCTGGGGGAAGTATCTCTGCATCAGTAAAATACGCTGAGCCAACAAGTTACTATAAACCAACTATAAAAGTGTTGACCAATGGTCAGATGGTCGTGGCTGCCTCAAGGTCAGTAGGTGCAGCTCCATTTTCAGGATATGATTTTTATCTGGCACTTCTATCTGCTTTTGGTGATACCATCTGGGAAAAAACTTTTGGCGGTGGCCTTGAAGATTATCCCAATGACATAATTCAAACATCGGATGGTCACTTATTAATGGTAGGTGGCACTTTATCGCTTGAGAGGGATATTTCGGGTGCGGGTCAAGGGTTTTATGATATTCTCGCCATAAAAGTTGATGCATTAGGAAGGCAGGTTTGGGAAAAAGGCTATGGGGGACTGGGATATGATGTAGGATATGCAGTATTGGAAAATACAACTAAAAACGGCTATTATATTCTGGGAGAATCCAGCTCATCTAATGTGACTATGGGTACAAGTTTTGGAGAAAAAGATGGGATTATTCTTAAAATAACCTCTAATGGAATTCTCGAAAACAGGTTTAGGTTTGGAGGTACTGAAAATGACGGACTTTATAACCTGACACGGGGCGATGACGGATTAATTTATGCAGTAGGTACATCTCAATCAGATATAGGCACAGTTACGACTCGTGGAACATTGACCGATTTGTGGTTAATGGTACTCAATGAGACCACCATGAAGGCCGACTATCACAAACTTTTGGGCGGAGCAGACATTGATCTTGCCCGAAGCGTAACATATAATTCTAAAAAGGGTTTGTTTATTGCAGGAAGTTCCAGATCGACAGATACTGATGTGGCTTTAAATCGTGGGCAAAGTGATTTTTGGATTTTAAATATGGCACCTCCGCCCCCAATTTTGTTTGGGAAATTTGACGTTTTTCTAAATGAAAATCAATACATTGAATTAAAATGGACTACTACTTATGAAAATAATTCCCAATACATTTTGGTCGAAAAAAGTATTGATAATAAAACTTTTACATTAAAAGAAGAAGTTTTTGCAGCTGGTAGTTCTAATGCTATCAAAACATATAATTTTATAGATAAAAATCCGATATACGGAAAAAACTACTATCGCTTACGATATGTTGATGTGTTAAATAAATACTATAACGGGCCTGCGGGCACCTATAATTATTCTCCATTGGCCACTGAGCCAATAAATCAAATACAAAAAAGTATTATTTATCCCAATCCGGCTTCGGGAAGTTTTTTTGTAAAAACTAATCTGAAAAATCCTGAATTTGACTTACATAGTCTTATAGGCTTAAAAGTATCTGTTGATGTTTCGCAACTGGCTGATGAAGAATATGTTATTGATCCAAAAGGTAAGGTTATGCCCGGAGTTTATTTTTTGAAAATTCACAATTCAGAAGAAAAACAATTCCAAAAGATACTCATGAAGTGA
- a CDS encoding ComEC/Rec2 family competence protein: MILRSYPALRYFLALTAGIFIYPIYKFNINYIWITTGILIFLVSFSFKMPKFHWLKYALLPIFFLIGLISSHYFDDRNTEIHYSHKRGFGKYLAIIDSYTEVKPKTYKVIAKILAVKNTSTWEKSSGQVLLYFNKEASVYPKFGEVFAIKNNLREIEPPKNPLEFDYKTYQARKNIFSHQFLREGDFIKAGSHSLNPVFTFANYLNVYTHRVFSSFLDTPKQLGVAEALIGGMKAELDFETKQWYSATGAIHVLAVSGMHVAILFWVLNASLGLILNRRKLPFILTILTLLWTYAVFTGLSPSVCRSTVMFSMIQMGIYFRRDDNPVNTLLLSAIFLLIIEPNWIYDVGFQLSYMAVLGILVLLPVLKSTVVFRNKILRWLWEISMVSIAAQIFTLPLTLYYFHQFPNYFLVANPLVSLVSTVLLPLGLTVLIIYPIPIIGSFSGILLKYTIDILNGIVYYIQGLPNALTTGIQISVLSVFLLYFLISLFVKYLEYPEARLAKSIAFIVFILSAMGIYKVSHQNRQHELTFHFIPNGSGISYIQGRDATFISTDSLVNEPLIHQFHLKNYYDFSGIKNKNIASIKEKGSYQFEIENKKIQWVKGKIKTGIDPKTDFLLISNNAGYYIEDLKDYHGTIILDGSNTKRSIEKLSKEKIGPDSKLIVLYETGSRTFSM; encoded by the coding sequence ATGATCCTCCGCTCCTACCCCGCACTAAGATATTTTCTGGCACTAACAGCCGGTATATTTATTTATCCAATTTATAAATTTAATATTAACTATATCTGGATTACGACAGGTATTTTGATATTTCTCGTGTCTTTTTCATTCAAAATGCCAAAGTTCCATTGGCTAAAATACGCTCTGTTACCCATCTTTTTTTTGATAGGATTGATAAGCAGTCATTATTTTGATGATCGCAACACTGAAATTCATTATAGTCATAAAAGAGGCTTCGGAAAATACCTGGCTATAATAGACTCATACACAGAAGTTAAGCCCAAAACCTATAAAGTAATTGCCAAAATACTTGCTGTAAAAAATACCAGCACCTGGGAAAAATCTTCCGGACAGGTTTTACTTTATTTTAACAAAGAAGCAAGTGTTTACCCAAAATTTGGGGAGGTTTTTGCCATAAAAAATAACCTGAGAGAAATAGAACCGCCGAAAAATCCTCTGGAATTTGACTATAAAACTTATCAGGCAAGAAAAAATATCTTTTCACATCAGTTCCTGAGAGAAGGTGATTTTATTAAAGCCGGGAGTCACAGTCTCAATCCTGTTTTTACTTTTGCCAACTATCTCAATGTTTACACCCATCGGGTATTCTCTAGTTTTCTGGATACGCCCAAGCAACTCGGTGTGGCAGAAGCTTTGATTGGAGGCATGAAAGCCGAGCTGGATTTCGAAACCAAGCAGTGGTACTCAGCCACAGGTGCCATTCATGTCCTGGCGGTCTCGGGAATGCATGTCGCAATACTTTTTTGGGTATTAAATGCAAGTTTGGGATTAATTCTAAATCGAAGAAAACTGCCATTCATCCTTACTATTCTCACACTTCTGTGGACTTATGCTGTTTTTACAGGTTTAAGTCCAAGTGTTTGCCGCTCTACGGTTATGTTTAGTATGATTCAAATGGGCATTTATTTCAGGAGAGATGACAACCCGGTTAATACCTTGCTACTTTCTGCCATATTTTTATTGATAATCGAACCCAATTGGATTTACGATGTGGGATTCCAGCTTTCATATATGGCAGTTTTAGGAATTTTAGTATTATTGCCTGTATTAAAATCTACAGTGGTATTCAGAAATAAAATTTTAAGGTGGCTTTGGGAGATTTCGATGGTTTCGATTGCAGCTCAAATTTTTACACTACCCCTTACTCTCTATTATTTTCATCAATTTCCCAATTATTTCCTGGTTGCCAACCCTTTGGTGTCATTGGTATCAACCGTACTATTGCCACTGGGACTTACCGTTTTGATAATCTATCCAATACCCATTATTGGTTCATTTTCAGGAATTTTACTCAAATACACCATAGACATTTTAAACGGCATTGTTTATTATATTCAGGGTTTACCCAACGCCCTAACAACCGGAATTCAGATTTCGGTATTGAGTGTATTTCTATTGTACTTTTTGATTTCACTTTTTGTAAAATATCTTGAATATCCGGAAGCCCGATTGGCAAAAAGCATAGCATTTATTGTGTTTATATTGAGTGCAATGGGCATTTATAAAGTCAGCCATCAAAACCGACAACATGAGCTCACTTTCCATTTTATTCCAAATGGATCGGGCATAAGCTATATCCAGGGTCGGGATGCCACTTTTATTTCTACTGATTCCCTTGTAAATGAACCTCTTATACATCAATTCCATTTAAAGAACTATTATGATTTTTCAGGAATAAAAAACAAAAACATAGCCTCTATCAAAGAAAAAGGAAGCTACCAGTTTGAGATAGAAAACAAAAAAATTCAATGGGTAAAAGGGAAAATCAAAACCGGAATTGACCCAAAAACTGATTTCCTTTTGATATCAAACAATGCCGGATATTATATTGAAGACCTAAAGGATTATCATGGAACCATAATTCTGGATGGATCCAATACCAAAAGATCAATTGAAAAGTTATCGAAAGAAAAAATTGGCCCTGATTCAAAACTCATAGTTTTATATGAAACCGGCTCCAGGACTTTTTCGATGTGA
- a CDS encoding winged helix-turn-helix transcriptional regulator, which yields MGITKSEEFTVKDNKLSKYAKALSHPARIAILRILIKRQSCICGDIVDELPLSQSTVSQHLKELKEAGLIKGEIEGAKVCYCIDETELIMAKDYINELFISYFSNKSACC from the coding sequence ATGGGAATTACCAAATCTGAAGAGTTTACGGTTAAGGATAATAAATTGTCAAAATACGCCAAAGCGTTGTCACATCCCGCCAGAATTGCGATTTTGAGAATATTAATCAAAAGACAATCGTGCATATGTGGTGATATAGTTGATGAACTGCCGTTGTCGCAAAGTACAGTATCGCAGCATCTCAAAGAATTGAAAGAGGCGGGATTGATAAAAGGTGAAATAGAAGGTGCAAAAGTGTGCTATTGCATTGATGAAACGGAATTAATAATGGCAAAAGATTACATTAACGAACTTTTTATCAGTTATTTTTCGAATAAATCTGCTTGTTGCTGA
- the tnpA gene encoding IS200/IS605 family transposase has product MANTYSQITIHAVFAVKNRQNIITSVWRDSLHQYIAGIITNKGGKSLAVGGWLDHVHILFGLPVTSSISDFVGEVKSNYSRWINEKKLVNGKFQWQSGFAAFSFSKSHRNNAIQYIMNQEEHHKKKTFKEEYLKMLNDFEVSFEEKYLFEFYDIA; this is encoded by the coding sequence ATGGCAAACACTTATTCACAAATAACTATTCATGCTGTTTTTGCAGTAAAAAACAGACAAAACATTATTACTTCCGTTTGGCGAGATAGCCTCCATCAATATATAGCCGGAATTATTACAAACAAGGGAGGGAAATCTCTGGCTGTAGGTGGTTGGTTAGACCACGTTCACATTTTATTTGGCTTACCTGTTACAAGTAGTATTTCTGATTTTGTAGGGGAGGTGAAATCTAATTACAGTAGATGGATTAATGAAAAAAAGTTGGTCAATGGTAAGTTCCAATGGCAATCGGGTTTTGCAGCATTTTCGTTTTCTAAAAGTCATAGAAACAATGCCATACAATATATCATGAATCAAGAGGAACATCATAAGAAAAAGACTTTTAAGGAAGAATATTTAAAAATGTTAAATGATTTTGAGGTTTCTTTTGAAGAAAAATATTTGTTCGAATTTTATGATATAGCATAA
- a CDS encoding arsenite methyltransferase has protein sequence MKTEDQIKEMVKQKYSEIALQDKETNMSSCCGSGGCTTEVYNIMSDDYTHLDGYNPDADLGLGCGLPTQFAKIKKGDVVIDLGSGAGNDCFIARAETGDSGKVIGIDFTPAMIEKARENAEIRGFNNVEFRQGDIEKMPVTSNIADVIVSNCVLNLVPNKDAVIKEIYRVLKPGGHFSISDVVLVGDLPTSLQEAAEMYAGCVSGAIQKDSYLGLIKENGFENIKVQKEKVIVIPDDILMKYLTEGQLEDFKNSKMGIFSVTVYAEKPKGEADCGPNCCC, from the coding sequence ATGAAAACAGAAGATCAAATAAAAGAAATGGTAAAGCAAAAATATAGTGAAATTGCTTTACAGGACAAAGAAACAAATATGTCGTCATGCTGTGGCTCAGGGGGCTGCACTACCGAGGTTTACAATATCATGAGTGACGATTACACCCATCTGGATGGCTACAATCCCGATGCAGATCTGGGATTAGGCTGTGGGTTGCCCACGCAATTTGCAAAAATTAAAAAAGGTGATGTAGTAATTGACCTTGGAAGTGGAGCCGGCAATGACTGTTTTATAGCAAGAGCTGAAACTGGGGATTCCGGAAAAGTAATTGGCATAGATTTTACCCCCGCTATGATAGAAAAAGCCAGAGAAAATGCCGAAATTAGAGGTTTTAACAATGTGGAATTCAGGCAAGGGGATATCGAAAAAATGCCTGTCACTTCAAACATTGCCGATGTTATAGTGAGTAATTGTGTTTTGAATTTGGTGCCCAACAAAGATGCTGTTATCAAAGAAATTTACAGGGTTCTGAAACCCGGCGGACATTTTAGTATTTCTGATGTGGTTTTGGTGGGTGACTTGCCTACTTCCCTGCAAGAAGCTGCTGAAATGTATGCAGGATGCGTTTCCGGAGCCATTCAAAAAGATTCATATTTGGGTTTGATTAAGGAAAATGGTTTCGAAAATATTAAGGTACAAAAAGAAAAAGTCATTGTAATTCCTGACGACATTCTTATGAAATATCTGACAGAAGGCCAGTTGGAAGATTTTAAAAATTCTAAAATGGGGATTTTTAGTGTGACTGTTTATGCCGAAAAACCAAAAGGTGAAGCGGACTGCGGGCCAAACTGCTGCTGCTAA
- a CDS encoding DUF2911 domain-containing protein codes for MKKIINVIFIAIGLLILSLFGVRYYTKSHSEFDTVIGKTGDLQVKVGYSPPIMKNRKIFGELVPYNTVWRTGANEATLVTFSKNCFMAGKSIKAGDYSLWTIPRKKNWVIILNNETGQWGTNYDENKDYLRFTIKSESSPKLTDKLTIGFKNIKNGLNMELKWENTIINIPIKD; via the coding sequence ATGAAAAAAATAATCAACGTCATCTTCATTGCAATCGGCTTACTGATATTATCACTTTTTGGAGTACGATATTATACTAAAAGTCATAGCGAATTTGATACCGTCATTGGAAAAACTGGCGACCTCCAGGTAAAGGTGGGTTACAGCCCGCCGATTATGAAAAACCGCAAGATCTTTGGAGAATTGGTACCCTACAATACAGTTTGGCGAACAGGAGCCAATGAGGCCACCCTTGTAACTTTTTCAAAAAATTGCTTTATGGCTGGCAAAAGTATAAAAGCAGGAGACTATAGCCTATGGACTATCCCCCGGAAAAAAAACTGGGTAATTATTCTCAATAATGAAACCGGCCAGTGGGGCACCAACTATGACGAAAATAAAGACTACTTAAGGTTCACAATCAAATCAGAAAGCTCACCAAAACTTACTGATAAATTAACCATAGGCTTTAAAAATATAAAAAATGGGCTGAATATGGAGTTAAAATGGGAAAACACCATCATTAATATTCCAATAAAAGATTAA
- the rpsG gene encoding 30S ribosomal protein S7: protein MRKAKPKKRYVLPDPKFRDVTVTKFVNNLMLEGKKSLAYGIFYGALEIVEKRTSENGLEIWKKALSNVMPAVEVKSRRVGGATFQVPTEVRAERKQSLGMKWMINYARKRGEKTMTERLAGEIIAASKGEGASVKKKDDTHRMADANKAFSHFRL from the coding sequence ATGAGAAAAGCAAAACCAAAAAAGCGTTACGTGTTGCCTGACCCTAAGTTCAGAGATGTAACCGTAACAAAATTTGTAAACAACCTGATGCTTGAAGGTAAAAAATCGCTGGCTTACGGCATTTTTTACGGTGCATTGGAGATTGTAGAAAAACGCACCAGCGAAAATGGTTTGGAAATCTGGAAAAAGGCATTGAGCAATGTTATGCCTGCTGTTGAAGTAAAAAGCCGCCGTGTAGGTGGAGCTACTTTCCAGGTACCTACCGAAGTTAGAGCTGAGCGTAAGCAGTCATTAGGAATGAAATGGATGATCAATTATGCTCGTAAGCGTGGTGAAAAAACCATGACTGAGCGTTTGGCAGGTGAAATCATCGCCGCTTCAAAAGGCGAAGGTGCTTCTGTCAAGAAAAAAGATGACACCCACAGAATGGCAGATGCCAACAAGGCATTCTCTCACTTCAGGTTGTAA
- a CDS encoding Gfo/Idh/MocA family oxidoreductase: MKKSQKIKWGIIGAGRIAAKFASDLSTSKNGELIAVASTSLHRAQDFALKFNAEHAFGTYEEIFSTEVEAIYIATPHTFHKEHTLMCLERGIAVLCEKPFGMNEEEVIEMISMAREKKVFLMEALWTRFIPSTLKTLELIESGAIGEVVTIHADFGFSAEYDPEARLFNMKLGGGAFLDIGIYPAFLSLLILGYPSRIQATSTFSPTGSDVTTSFIYAYDNSATAVLNCTVASETLSEAVIYGTKGHIVLHKRFHEARKLTLIQAGKEEQVFDFSRETFGYDYEIEEVNQCLLQGKTESELMPLSFSQKLIHLLDRTREAAGIHY; encoded by the coding sequence ATGAAAAAATCACAAAAAATTAAGTGGGGAATTATTGGAGCTGGGCGAATTGCCGCAAAGTTTGCATCTGATTTAAGCACTTCAAAAAACGGAGAACTTATTGCCGTGGCGAGTACCTCACTCCACCGGGCACAAGATTTTGCACTGAAATTTAATGCTGAACATGCTTTTGGAACCTACGAAGAAATTTTTTCAACCGAAGTAGAAGCTATTTATATTGCCACACCTCATACTTTCCATAAAGAACACACTTTAATGTGTTTGGAGAGAGGAATAGCGGTGCTTTGTGAAAAACCCTTCGGAATGAATGAAGAGGAGGTTATTGAAATGATTTCCATGGCAAGAGAGAAAAAAGTCTTTCTGATGGAAGCTCTTTGGACGAGATTTATCCCTTCGACATTGAAAACATTGGAGCTTATCGAAAGTGGTGCGATTGGTGAGGTGGTTACAATTCACGCCGATTTTGGTTTCAGTGCTGAATACGACCCTGAGGCGAGGCTTTTCAACATGAAGTTGGGTGGTGGGGCATTTCTTGATATTGGAATTTACCCTGCATTTTTATCACTTTTGATTTTAGGATATCCCAGTAGAATTCAGGCAACGAGTACATTTTCACCCACGGGGTCTGATGTAACTACTTCATTTATATATGCTTATGATAATAGTGCGACAGCTGTTCTCAACTGCACGGTAGCCTCCGAAACCCTTAGTGAGGCAGTAATCTACGGTACCAAAGGGCACATAGTTTTGCATAAAAGATTTCATGAAGCCCGAAAACTTACTTTAATACAAGCCGGGAAAGAGGAGCAAGTTTTCGATTTTAGTCGTGAAACTTTTGGCTATGATTATGAAATAGAAGAAGTAAATCAATGTCTTTTACAAGGAAAAACAGAAAGCGAACTGATGCCACTTTCTTTCAGTCAAAAACTCATTCATTTGTTAGATCGCACGCGTGAAGCAGCAGGAATACATTATTGA